The following coding sequences lie in one Xiphophorus maculatus strain JP 163 A chromosome 4, X_maculatus-5.0-male, whole genome shotgun sequence genomic window:
- the LOC102238003 gene encoding transient receptor potential cation channel subfamily M member 1-like: MKTVEELALMYLSVFSAPCGDNMYDEDGKKLPPCIPGAWLTPAIMACYLLVANILLVNLLIAVFNNTFFEVKSISNQVWKFQRYQLIMTFHDRPILPPPLIVFPHIYIALKRLCCTCRRKPEGERDDRARRLQLVLNAEEIKSLYEFEEQCVEEYFREKEDEKQSSNNERIRVTAERVENMAMRLEEVNERQRSMKASLQTVDLRLAQLEDFSGRMMNALEKLAGVDRAELVRSRSGGSSVFEPPGPMRRSSVGSVDGCSLYRYQLDHDDQTDAEERRVRLSPERETANSTGAKTAGDLVSSLRDRTQSLSNVDILISPCGPASPLRHGNPADADGLAQRSRLQAGSSGPLDKAMQYLLSPDAQQGALHSPPRPTMKGADEEEGARPPAPEPDADEEELLVDEDRKYPSLRSKSFSSNQVMKRTKRCEEEEKPRPSSSVTDLVSVFRRNQNQN, from the exons ATGAAGACTGTAGAGGAACTGGCACTGATGtatctgtctgtgttttcagcTCCATGTGGAGACAACATGTATGATGAAGATGGGAAGAAGCTTCCTCCATGTATTCCTGGAGCCTGGCTGACCCCGGCCATCATGGCGTGTTACCTGCTGGTGGCCAACATCCTCCTGGTCAACCTGCTCATTGCCGTCTTCAA CAACACCTTCTTTGAGGTGAAGTCCATCTCCAACCAGGTGTGGAAGTTCCAGCGGTACCAGCTGATCATGACCTTCCACGACCGCCCCATCCTGCCGCCGCCCCTCATTGTCTTCCCCCACATCTACATCGCCCTGAAGAGGCTGTGCTGCACCTGCAGGCGAAAGCCGGAGGGGGAGCGGGACGACCGCGCGCGCCGGCTCC AGCTGGTTCTGAACGCAGAAGAGATAAAGAGTCTGTACGAGTTCGAGGAGCAATGTGTGGAGGAATACTTTAGAGAGAAAGAAGACGAGAAGCAGTCCTCCAACAACGAGCGAATCAGAGTCACAGCTGAgag GGTGGAGAACATGGCAATGCGGCTGGAGGAGGTGAACGAGCGGCAGCGCTCCATGAAGGCGTCACTGCAGACGGTGGACCTGCGCCTGGCccagttggaggatttctccGGCCGGATGATGAACGCCCTGGAGAAGTTGGCCGGAGTGGACCGGGCCGAGCTGGTCCGGTCTCGCTCCGGGGGCTCGTCGGTGTTCGAGCCGCCCGGCCCAATGCGGCGCAGCAGCGTCGGCAGTGTCGACGGCTGCAGCCTGTACCGGTACCAGCTGGACCACGACGACCAGACGGACGCTGAGGAGAGGAGAGTCCGTCTGAGTCCAGAGAGAGAAACGGCGAATTCCACGGGAGCAAAAACAGCAG GCGATCTCGTCTCCAGTCTGAGGGACAGGACACAGTCTCTGTCCAACGTGGACATCTTGATCTCACCGTGTGGCCCCGCCTCTCCTCTTCGTCACGGCAACCCGGCGGACGCCGACGGTCTGGCCCAGAGGAGCCGGCTGCAGGCCGGCTCCTCTGGGCCCCTGGACAAGGCGATGCAGTATTTATTGTCTCCAGATGCCCAACAGGGGGCGCTCCACAGCCCACCCCGCCCCACGATGAAGGGcgctgatgaagaggagggagCCAGGCCTCCAGCTCCTGAACCAGAtgctgatgaagaggagctgCTGGTGGATGAAGATAGGAAGTACCCGAGCCTTCGATCCAAAAGTTTCAGCAGTAACCAGGTGATGAAGAGGACGAAGAggtgtgaggaagaggagaaaccCCGCCCCTCCAGCAGTGTCACAGACCTGGTGTCAGTGTTCAGAcggaatcagaaccagaactag